The DNA window ATCAAACCGTTAAAAACCCATATTATTCTAGAACAGATAAAACGAAACTGAATGTTTCTAATGCAGAATGGAAGAAAATTCTTCCTACAGATTTATATTATGTAGCGAGAGAAGCAGATACAGAACGTCCTTTTACAGGGAAATACAATGATTTTGACGAAATAGGAGAATATTATTGTGCGGTTTGCGGCAATCATTTATTCAGAAGTTCTTCTAAGTTTGCATCAACTTGTGGCTGGCCAAGTTTCTTCGAAGCAGATAAAGAAGGCGTATCTTACAAGAGAGATTCTTCTCACGGAATGGAAAGAATAGAAGTGCTTTGCAAGCGTTGTGATTCGCATCTTGGTCATGTTTTTAATGACGGTCCAGAACCTACAGGAATGCGCTATTGTATGAACTCTGTGAGTCTAGATTTTCAGAGAGATTCTGAGAAAAAATAGCATTTCTATAATTCTAGTTTCTTTATATTATGTTAAATAGAGTTAAATAAAAGTTAATTAATTTTAATTTAATTTGTTGGTTTATAGTGTTTTGTATTTTTGCCCGACTAAAAATACCAAAACCAAAATCGATGAAGAAATTACTATTACTACTCACGGCAATTTTGATGATTGCCACGTCATTTTATAAAAAAACAAACTTAGAAGTTAATTCTAAAAAATCCTTATCAACTAAAATTGAAAAGAATTCTGGTAAAGCAACAGAACTTAGCGAAGCTGAAACTTTATACCATGCTATAGAATTCAATAACTCCAATAAACTAGAATTAGATGTTTTTGAAAAAGCAATTTTAGGTTTCAATAATTTAAAAAAAGCTGAGAAAATAGATGAAAACTGTCACCTTTTAACCGTTTGTGATTTTTCACTTTCGTCTACTCAAAAAAGACTTTGGGTAATTGATTTAAATGATAAAAAAATATTGTTTAATTCTCTGGTAGCCCACGGAAAAAACACGGGTGAAGAATTTGCCAGAAAATTTTCGAATACAGAAAGTTCATTGCAAAGTAGC is part of the Cloacibacterium normanense genome and encodes:
- a CDS encoding murein L,D-transpeptidase catalytic domain family protein encodes the protein MKKLLLLLTAILMIATSFYKKTNLEVNSKKSLSTKIEKNSGKATELSEAETLYHAIEFNNSNKLELDVFEKAILGFNNLKKAEKIDENCHLLTVCDFSLSSTQKRLWVIDLNDKKILFNSLVAHGKNTGEEFARKFSNTESSLQSSLGFYVTESTYNGSNGFSLKLHGMDKGFNDRALQRAIVMHGADYVSEDFIKSQRRIGRSWGCPAVPTALAKPIINTIKDKNVIFIYYPDENYLSSSVWLNA
- the msrB gene encoding peptide-methionine (R)-S-oxide reductase MsrB, with amino-acid sequence MNKILKILFCLLFLQSCSQIQKPKSMENQTVKNPYYSRTDKTKLNVSNAEWKKILPTDLYYVAREADTERPFTGKYNDFDEIGEYYCAVCGNHLFRSSSKFASTCGWPSFFEADKEGVSYKRDSSHGMERIEVLCKRCDSHLGHVFNDGPEPTGMRYCMNSVSLDFQRDSEKK